A single genomic interval of Helianthus annuus cultivar XRQ/B chromosome 13, HanXRQr2.0-SUNRISE, whole genome shotgun sequence harbors:
- the LOC110900924 gene encoding uncharacterized protein LOC110900924 has translation MPEEDFDMFNDQAVKELLQKVNKLEKEKAKTELECDILKKQVDKLMKAHDQIREALIEQEETMNKMKDDVHDNSMMFELLTLEISSLNVKIKNLEDVNQTLNQLLSEISEASSNEMKAMKLEMEAMKADKVMKDEQLQMLCAVMESHLKMNIHAAFEEIEVRRANERRLERERRLAEEASQKNKGVIDETQEAGGSLSQPDIGGSSSQHDIEMVEVVEVHEQEIVEDEQEMVETEEVQDPDYMIVGESSEPVDIDNILRRVEVIQRKRKAREVLLLE, from the coding sequence ATGCCTGAAGAAGACTTTGACATGTTCAATGATCAAGCAGTTAAAGAGCTATTACAGAAGGTCAAcaagttagaaaaagaaaaggcTAAAACAGAATTGGAATGTGATATTCTGAAGAAACAAGTTGATAAATTGATGAAAGCTCATGATCAAATTAGAGAGGCGTTGATAGAGCAAGAAGAAACTATGAACAAAATGAAGGATGATGTTCATGATAATTCTATGATGTTTGAATTATTGACCCTAGAGATCTCTTCATTAAATGTCAAGATAAAGAATCTGGAGGATGTGAATCAAACCTTAAATCAGCTTCTTAGTGAAATTAGTGAAGCTTCTTCAAATGAAATGAAGGCGATGAAGCTAGAGATGGAAGCCATGAAGGCTGATAAAGTGATGAAAGATGAACAACTTCAGATGCTATGTGCTGTTATGGAAAGTCACCTGAAAATGAATATTCATGCTGCATTTGAAGAAATAGAAGTGAGAAGAGCTAACGAAAGAAGGTTGGAACGTGAAAGACGTTTAGCTGAAGAAGCCTCTCAAAAGAACAAAGGTGTAATTGATGAGACTCAAGAAGCTGGTGGATCATTAAGTCAACCTGATATTGGTGGTTCATCATCACAACATGATATTGAAATGGTTGAAGTTGTAGAAGTTCATGAacaagaaatagttgaagatgaaCAAGAAATGGTTGAAACTGAAGAAGTTCAGGATCCAGACTACATGATTGTTGGTGAGTCTTCTGAGCCTGTTGATATTGATAATATTCTTAGAAGGGTTGAGGTTATTCAGAGAAAAAGAAAGGCAAGAGAAGTATTGCTACTAGAATGA